From Vespula vulgaris chromosome 11, iyVesVulg1.1, whole genome shotgun sequence, the proteins below share one genomic window:
- the LOC127067641 gene encoding G protein-coupled receptor kinase 1 isoform X2: MHKYLEKKNEVNFDKIFNQMLGYLLFKDFCETVAEEPIPQLRFYEEIKAYEKLECPEERRKLAREIYDNFIMKELLAHAHEYSAEAVSHVHKYLMKNEVPINLFEPYIEEIFNHLRGEPFKKFLESDKYTRFCQWKNLELNIQLTMNDFSVHRIIGRGGFGEVYGCRKADTGKMYAMKCLDKKRIKMKQGETLALNERIMLSLVSTGVDCPFIVCMTYAFHTPDKLCFILDLMNGGDLHYHLSQHGVFNEPEMKFYAAEVILGLEHMHRRYIVYRDLKPANILLDEHGHVRISDLGLACDFSKKKPHASVGTHGYMAPEVLSKGTPYDSSADWFSFGCMLYKLLKGHSPFRQHKTKDKHEIDRMTLTMNVELPETFSRELRSLLEGLLQRDINNRLGCRGGGADELKEHPFFNGIDWQQVYLQKYTPPLIPPRGEVNAADAFDIGSFDEEDTKGIKLTDADQDLYKNFPLVISERWQAEVAETVFETINNEADKMENKKKAKQKLRFDIDDEKGSDCILHGYIKKLGGPFASAWQTRYAKLYPNRLELHPESATKPELVFLDQIEEVGADLQHVKGEQCIVVRTKDAKIVLTNPDEISLKEWALSLRSAHKCSMEMLGNMARKAGKIYGTERDAVIPAMQRSTNGN, from the exons ATGCACAAATATcttgaaaagaagaacgaagttaatttcgataaaatattcaatcaaATGTTAg gCTATCTTTTATTCAAAGACTTTTGTGAAACTGTGGCAGAGGAACCAATTCCACAACTTAGGTTTTATGAAGAG ATTAAAGCTTATGAAAAGCTTGAATGCCccgaagaaaggagaaaactTGCCAGAGAAATCTATGATAATTTCATCATGAAAGAATTACTTGCACATGcacat GAATACTCAGCAGAAGCTGTTTCTCACGTTCACAAGTACCTTATGAAAAATGAGGTTCCCATCAATTTGTTTgag CCTTacatagaagaaatttttaatcactTACGAGGTGAACCATTTAAGAAGTTTTTGGAAAG TGATAAATACACTCGTTTTTGTCAGTGGAAGAATCTAGAATTAAACATTCAG CTGACAATGAACGATTTTAGTGTACATCGGATTATAGGAAGAGGTGGATTCGGCGAGGTTTATGGTTGTCGAAAAGCAGATACTGGGAAAATGTATGCTATGAAGTGCCTCGAtaaaaaacgtataaaaatgaaacaggGTGAAACCTTGGCACTTAACGAAAGGATAATGCTCTCTCTAGTCAGTACTGGG gtGGATTGCCCATTTATAGTATGTATGACATACGCATTCCACACACCAGAcaaattatgttttatattggATTTAATGAATGGAGGTGATTTACATTATCATTTAAGTCAACATGGCGTATTTAATGAGccagaaatgaaattttacgcAGCCGAAGTAATTCTTGGATTGGAACATATGCATCGTAGATATATAGTATATCGTGATTTAAAACCAGCAAATATTCTCTTAGATGAACATGGGCATGTAAGGATATCAGATTTAGGATTAGCATGTgatttttcaaagaagaaaccACACGCGAGCGT AGGTACACATGGATACATGGCACCGGAAGTTCTTTCAAAAGGTACACCGTATGATTCGAGCGCGGACTGGTTCTCCTTTGGATGTATGTTGTATAAGCTTTTGAAAGGACACAGTCCTTTCAGGCAACATAAAACTAAGGATAAACATGAAATCGACCGAATGACTCTCACTATG AATGTAGAATTACCCGAAACATTTTCGAGAGAACTGCGATCGCTTTTGGAAGGTTTATTACAAAGGGACATCAACAACAGGCTTGGATGTCGTGGAGGGGGAGCTGATGAATTAAAGGAACATCCATTTTTTAATGGGATAGATTGGCAGCAGGTCTATCTGCAAAAATATACACCACCTTTAATACCACCTCGTGGAGAAGTGAATGCTGCAGACGCTTTCGATATTGGTTCATTCGATGAGGAAGACACGAAAGGCATCAAACTGACTGACGCGGATCAAGACctgtataaaaattttcctctTGTTATTTCCGAAAGATGGCAAGCCGAAGTAGCCGAAACAGTTTTCGAGACAATTAACAACGAAGCAGATaag atggaaaataagaaaaaagcgaaACAAAAGTTGCGATTTGATATTGACGACGAAAAAG GCTCTGATTGTATTTTACACGGATACATAAAAAAGTTGGGAGGTCCTTTTGCCAGCGCTTGGCAGACACGTTATGCTAAGTTATATCCAAATCGATTAGAGCTGCATCCAGAATCTGCTACAAAACCTGAACTCGTATTCCTAGATCAG ATAGAGGAAGTGGGAGCTGATCTACAGCATGTAAAAGGAGAACAATGTATTGTTGTTCGTACGAAGGATGCCAAAATTGTACTTACGAATCCT GACGAGATAAGTTTAAAAGAGTGGGCATTGTCGCTAAGATCAGCACACAAGTGTTCGATGGAAATGCTCGGTAATATGGCAAGAAAAGCTGGTAAGATTTATGGGACTGAACGTGACGCCGTGATTCCGGCGATGCAGCGATCAACGAACGGCAACTAG
- the LOC127067642 gene encoding uncharacterized protein LOC127067642 isoform X1 — MPGIASATGLISARVRPIYRNKPQHVELSGHTNPAPFALRPYAGLFNPYSYGCSVLCNHPVDNEAKEVVRRAKDTWASEGKALLLPEEMEMIRARLLAAGRGDVVIGDSGNVNTKETNVDAITVPEELFRKYTETDSRPLTPAPTLVSVQAATISNRPLQNDPPAIIYNPRERTTLVLDLRAKSQPQLDNETFTWHALTLEVLPVPRKSQIISSKPLSRRRSFASVTRPAPFALPSSLNVETCETIVDNSSDEPTVVRRRGKKLRKKKCRRNSIYGQQTEVRDPFEPPETQISQAGNESRRASVHPLTGDSCTVTSSEKALVSLAEQTMHSSFIPIEILKHLCRELNRDKVEAEFSMKRKIAFEEALRVKGETHFALRGTRQTSVPSMQDVPRIFSRQTARFEILDSQSLRGITVLVYLSRHVFVNSGRKLIYGRAFIRFHEETLQDGRYISPNDVQEALQDAIGRTLTDEQQTRFNSFLGNISEPLNFRTWCGVCAAAERLLCPLPSKQVDPPTWLERLDFEMLERRLDSISVDSQLALLLREIRDR, encoded by the exons ATGCCTGGAATCGCAAGTGCCACTGGCCTCATCTCTGCACGTGTTCGAcctatttatagaaataaaccACAG CATGTGGAACTTTCAGGACATACGAACCCAGCACCCTTTGCCCTTCGACCTTACGCTGGCCTTTTTAATCCCTATTCTTATGGATGCTCCGTATTGTGTAATCATCCTGTAGACAATGAAGCCAAAGAGGTGGTGCGTCGTGCGAAGGACACATGg GCGAGCGAAGGTAAAGCTTTATTATTACCAGAAGAGATGGAAATGATTCGTGCTAGATTATTAGCTGCCGGCAGAGGAGATGTTGTTATCGGAGATTCGGGAAATGTAAATACTAAGGAAACTAACGTCGACGCTATAACTGTTCCGGAAGAACTATTCCGGAAATACACGGAGACCGATTCTCGACCTCTTACACCGGCACCTACTCTCGTTAGTGTGCAAGCAGCAACAATATCGAATCGTCCTCTTCAAAACGATCCTCCAGCAATTATATACAATCCACGAGAACGCACTACATTAGTTTTGGATTTGCGAGCCAAATCACAACCCCAATTG gacaACGAAACTTTCACTTGGCATGCACTGACTCTAGAAGTTCTACCTGTTCCTAGAAAGAGTCAGATCATCAGCAGTAAACCGTTATCTAGACGTCGATCCTTTGCTTCGGTAACACGTCCGGCACCATTtgctcttccttcttccttgaATGTTGAAACCTGTGAAACA ATTGTAGACAACAGTAGTGATGAACCTACAGTTGTACGAAggcgaggaaaaaaattacgtaaaaagaaatgtagaaGAAATTCGATTTATGGCCAACAAACGGAAGTTCGGGATCCATTTGAACCACCAGAAACACAAATCTCGCAAGCTGGAAATGAATCTAGACGAGCTTC AGTTCATCCGCTTACTGGTGATTCTTGTACGGTAACATCTTCTGAAAAAGCATTGGTTTCTTTGGCAGAACAAACCATGCATTCCAGTTTTATACCGATAGAAATTCTGAAACATTTGTGCAGAGAATTAAATCGCGATAAAGTCGAGGCAGAATTTTCGATGaag agAAAAATTGCATTCGAAGAGGCTCTAAGAGTGAAAGGTGAGACTCATTTCGCTTTGCGTGGAACACGTCAAACTTCAGTACCATCGATGCAGGACGTTCCACGTATATTCTCACGACAAACTGCTCGTTTTGAGATTCTGGATAGCCAAAGTTTGCGTG GAATCACAGTACTGGTTTATCTGAGCAGACACGTCTTCGTGAATTCcggaagaaaattaatatacggTCGAGCTTTCATCAGGTTCCATGAAGAAACCTTACAAGACGGCCGATACATTTCCCCAAACGATGTTCAAGAAGCTCTTCAAGATGCAATTGGGAGGACACTGACTGATGAACAACAAACACGTTTCAACAGCTTCTTAGGGAATATTTCCGAACCGTTAAACTTTCGAACCTGGTGTGGCGTATGTGCAGCAGCAGAGAGATTGTTGTGTCCTCTTCCATCCAAACAAGTCGATCCTCCTACGTGGTTAGAAAGGCTGGACTTTGAAATGCTGGAGAGACGACTTGATTCGATCAGCGTAGATTCTCAGTTGGCTCTTCTATTGAGAGAAATTCGTGACAGATAA
- the LOC127067641 gene encoding G protein-coupled receptor kinase 1 isoform X3 → MKELLAHAHEYSAEAVSHVHKYLMKNEVPINLFEPYIEEIFNHLRGEPFKKFLESDKYTRFCQWKNLELNIQLTMNDFSVHRIIGRGGFGEVYGCRKADTGKMYAMKCLDKKRIKMKQGETLALNERIMLSLVSTGVDCPFIVCMTYAFHTPDKLCFILDLMNGGDLHYHLSQHGVFNEPEMKFYAAEVILGLEHMHRRYIVYRDLKPANILLDEHGHVRISDLGLACDFSKKKPHASVGTHGYMAPEVLSKGTPYDSSADWFSFGCMLYKLLKGHSPFRQHKTKDKHEIDRMTLTMNVELPETFSRELRSLLEGLLQRDINNRLGCRGGGADELKEHPFFNGIDWQQVYLQKYTPPLIPPRGEVNAADAFDIGSFDEEDTKGIKLTDADQDLYKNFPLVISERWQAEVAETVFETINNEADKMENKKKAKQKLRFDIDDEKGSDCILHGYIKKLGGPFASAWQTRYAKLYPNRLELHPESATKPELVFLDQIEEVGADLQHVKGEQCIVVRTKDAKIVLTNPDEISLKEWALSLRSAHKCSMEMLGNMARKAGKIYGTERDAVIPAMQRSTNGN, encoded by the exons ATGAAAGAATTACTTGCACATGcacat GAATACTCAGCAGAAGCTGTTTCTCACGTTCACAAGTACCTTATGAAAAATGAGGTTCCCATCAATTTGTTTgag CCTTacatagaagaaatttttaatcactTACGAGGTGAACCATTTAAGAAGTTTTTGGAAAG TGATAAATACACTCGTTTTTGTCAGTGGAAGAATCTAGAATTAAACATTCAG CTGACAATGAACGATTTTAGTGTACATCGGATTATAGGAAGAGGTGGATTCGGCGAGGTTTATGGTTGTCGAAAAGCAGATACTGGGAAAATGTATGCTATGAAGTGCCTCGAtaaaaaacgtataaaaatgaaacaggGTGAAACCTTGGCACTTAACGAAAGGATAATGCTCTCTCTAGTCAGTACTGGG gtGGATTGCCCATTTATAGTATGTATGACATACGCATTCCACACACCAGAcaaattatgttttatattggATTTAATGAATGGAGGTGATTTACATTATCATTTAAGTCAACATGGCGTATTTAATGAGccagaaatgaaattttacgcAGCCGAAGTAATTCTTGGATTGGAACATATGCATCGTAGATATATAGTATATCGTGATTTAAAACCAGCAAATATTCTCTTAGATGAACATGGGCATGTAAGGATATCAGATTTAGGATTAGCATGTgatttttcaaagaagaaaccACACGCGAGCGT AGGTACACATGGATACATGGCACCGGAAGTTCTTTCAAAAGGTACACCGTATGATTCGAGCGCGGACTGGTTCTCCTTTGGATGTATGTTGTATAAGCTTTTGAAAGGACACAGTCCTTTCAGGCAACATAAAACTAAGGATAAACATGAAATCGACCGAATGACTCTCACTATG AATGTAGAATTACCCGAAACATTTTCGAGAGAACTGCGATCGCTTTTGGAAGGTTTATTACAAAGGGACATCAACAACAGGCTTGGATGTCGTGGAGGGGGAGCTGATGAATTAAAGGAACATCCATTTTTTAATGGGATAGATTGGCAGCAGGTCTATCTGCAAAAATATACACCACCTTTAATACCACCTCGTGGAGAAGTGAATGCTGCAGACGCTTTCGATATTGGTTCATTCGATGAGGAAGACACGAAAGGCATCAAACTGACTGACGCGGATCAAGACctgtataaaaattttcctctTGTTATTTCCGAAAGATGGCAAGCCGAAGTAGCCGAAACAGTTTTCGAGACAATTAACAACGAAGCAGATaag atggaaaataagaaaaaagcgaaACAAAAGTTGCGATTTGATATTGACGACGAAAAAG GCTCTGATTGTATTTTACACGGATACATAAAAAAGTTGGGAGGTCCTTTTGCCAGCGCTTGGCAGACACGTTATGCTAAGTTATATCCAAATCGATTAGAGCTGCATCCAGAATCTGCTACAAAACCTGAACTCGTATTCCTAGATCAG ATAGAGGAAGTGGGAGCTGATCTACAGCATGTAAAAGGAGAACAATGTATTGTTGTTCGTACGAAGGATGCCAAAATTGTACTTACGAATCCT GACGAGATAAGTTTAAAAGAGTGGGCATTGTCGCTAAGATCAGCACACAAGTGTTCGATGGAAATGCTCGGTAATATGGCAAGAAAAGCTGGTAAGATTTATGGGACTGAACGTGACGCCGTGATTCCGGCGATGCAGCGATCAACGAACGGCAACTAG
- the LOC127067648 gene encoding uncharacterized protein LOC127067648 — MKNMAALIRHASYGIPFKSTSALFAVTTTTNARRGVARFASKLSSANDAFKQNPKLEATRKSLSAKGFLRPIKPYDPPSDVNERIDKICASQQISTGDEAKLEGGLSRFKIFAACAEEFKHSVPNSLLCIIETVGDLKEFYHTPVDTATPLETLRRMQLPKNLHVQYEYHRFHPDTDTMFGGKTAFPLSSTLVTGLKYKKKYKGFKLEDPFYQEYKRLK, encoded by the exons atgaaaaatatgGCGGCGCTCATCAGGCATGCCTCGTACGGGATTCCGTTCAAAAGTACGTCCGCTCTATTTGCGGTCACTACG ACGACAAACGCACGTCGCGGCGTTGCGCGCTTCGCGAGCAAGCTGAGTTCCGCTAACGATGCCTTCAAGCAGAATCCGAAGTTGGAAGCTACCAGGAAGTCTCTTTCCGCGAAAGG atTTCTTCGACCGATAAAGCCATATGATCCACCTTCCGACGTAAACGAGCGGATTGACAAAATCTGTGCGAGCCAACAAATCTCGACGGGCGACGAGGCGAAGCTCGAGGGCGGTCTTTCGCGCTTTAAAATCTTTGCAGCCTGTGCGGAAGAGTTCAAGCATTCCGTGCCAAATTCGTTGCTTTGCATAATCGAAACGGTCG GAGacttaaaagaattttatcatACTCCGGTGGACACTGCTACACCACTCGAAACATTACGAAGGATGCAGCTTCCGAAGAACTTACATGTACAATATGAATATCATCGTTTCCATCCTG ATACAGACACGATGTTTGGTGGCAAGACGGCTTTTCCGCTCAGCTCGACTCTCGTCACTGGTTTGAAATACAAGAAGAAATACAAAGGTTTCAAGCTGGAGGATCCATTTTATCAGGAATATAAACGActcaaataa
- the LOC127067642 gene encoding uncharacterized protein LOC127067642 isoform X2, with protein MEMIRARLLAAGRGDVVIGDSGNVNTKETNVDAITVPEELFRKYTETDSRPLTPAPTLVSVQAATISNRPLQNDPPAIIYNPRERTTLVLDLRAKSQPQLDNETFTWHALTLEVLPVPRKSQIISSKPLSRRRSFASVTRPAPFALPSSLNVETCETIVDNSSDEPTVVRRRGKKLRKKKCRRNSIYGQQTEVRDPFEPPETQISQAGNESRRASVHPLTGDSCTVTSSEKALVSLAEQTMHSSFIPIEILKHLCRELNRDKVEAEFSMKRKIAFEEALRVKGETHFALRGTRQTSVPSMQDVPRIFSRQTARFEILDSQSLRGITVLVYLSRHVFVNSGRKLIYGRAFIRFHEETLQDGRYISPNDVQEALQDAIGRTLTDEQQTRFNSFLGNISEPLNFRTWCGVCAAAERLLCPLPSKQVDPPTWLERLDFEMLERRLDSISVDSQLALLLREIRDR; from the exons ATGGAAATGATTCGTGCTAGATTATTAGCTGCCGGCAGAGGAGATGTTGTTATCGGAGATTCGGGAAATGTAAATACTAAGGAAACTAACGTCGACGCTATAACTGTTCCGGAAGAACTATTCCGGAAATACACGGAGACCGATTCTCGACCTCTTACACCGGCACCTACTCTCGTTAGTGTGCAAGCAGCAACAATATCGAATCGTCCTCTTCAAAACGATCCTCCAGCAATTATATACAATCCACGAGAACGCACTACATTAGTTTTGGATTTGCGAGCCAAATCACAACCCCAATTG gacaACGAAACTTTCACTTGGCATGCACTGACTCTAGAAGTTCTACCTGTTCCTAGAAAGAGTCAGATCATCAGCAGTAAACCGTTATCTAGACGTCGATCCTTTGCTTCGGTAACACGTCCGGCACCATTtgctcttccttcttccttgaATGTTGAAACCTGTGAAACA ATTGTAGACAACAGTAGTGATGAACCTACAGTTGTACGAAggcgaggaaaaaaattacgtaaaaagaaatgtagaaGAAATTCGATTTATGGCCAACAAACGGAAGTTCGGGATCCATTTGAACCACCAGAAACACAAATCTCGCAAGCTGGAAATGAATCTAGACGAGCTTC AGTTCATCCGCTTACTGGTGATTCTTGTACGGTAACATCTTCTGAAAAAGCATTGGTTTCTTTGGCAGAACAAACCATGCATTCCAGTTTTATACCGATAGAAATTCTGAAACATTTGTGCAGAGAATTAAATCGCGATAAAGTCGAGGCAGAATTTTCGATGaag agAAAAATTGCATTCGAAGAGGCTCTAAGAGTGAAAGGTGAGACTCATTTCGCTTTGCGTGGAACACGTCAAACTTCAGTACCATCGATGCAGGACGTTCCACGTATATTCTCACGACAAACTGCTCGTTTTGAGATTCTGGATAGCCAAAGTTTGCGTG GAATCACAGTACTGGTTTATCTGAGCAGACACGTCTTCGTGAATTCcggaagaaaattaatatacggTCGAGCTTTCATCAGGTTCCATGAAGAAACCTTACAAGACGGCCGATACATTTCCCCAAACGATGTTCAAGAAGCTCTTCAAGATGCAATTGGGAGGACACTGACTGATGAACAACAAACACGTTTCAACAGCTTCTTAGGGAATATTTCCGAACCGTTAAACTTTCGAACCTGGTGTGGCGTATGTGCAGCAGCAGAGAGATTGTTGTGTCCTCTTCCATCCAAACAAGTCGATCCTCCTACGTGGTTAGAAAGGCTGGACTTTGAAATGCTGGAGAGACGACTTGATTCGATCAGCGTAGATTCTCAGTTGGCTCTTCTATTGAGAGAAATTCGTGACAGATAA
- the LOC127067641 gene encoding G protein-coupled receptor kinase 1 isoform X1, with protein MADLEAVLADVSYLMAMEKSKCTPAARASKKIVLPDPSVRSVMHKYLEKKNEVNFDKIFNQMLGYLLFKDFCETVAEEPIPQLRFYEEIKAYEKLECPEERRKLAREIYDNFIMKELLAHAHEYSAEAVSHVHKYLMKNEVPINLFEPYIEEIFNHLRGEPFKKFLESDKYTRFCQWKNLELNIQLTMNDFSVHRIIGRGGFGEVYGCRKADTGKMYAMKCLDKKRIKMKQGETLALNERIMLSLVSTGVDCPFIVCMTYAFHTPDKLCFILDLMNGGDLHYHLSQHGVFNEPEMKFYAAEVILGLEHMHRRYIVYRDLKPANILLDEHGHVRISDLGLACDFSKKKPHASVGTHGYMAPEVLSKGTPYDSSADWFSFGCMLYKLLKGHSPFRQHKTKDKHEIDRMTLTMNVELPETFSRELRSLLEGLLQRDINNRLGCRGGGADELKEHPFFNGIDWQQVYLQKYTPPLIPPRGEVNAADAFDIGSFDEEDTKGIKLTDADQDLYKNFPLVISERWQAEVAETVFETINNEADKMENKKKAKQKLRFDIDDEKGSDCILHGYIKKLGGPFASAWQTRYAKLYPNRLELHPESATKPELVFLDQIEEVGADLQHVKGEQCIVVRTKDAKIVLTNPDEISLKEWALSLRSAHKCSMEMLGNMARKAGKIYGTERDAVIPAMQRSTNGN; from the exons ATGGCGGATCTAGAGGCGGTGCTGGCGGACGTCAGCTATCTGATGGCCATGGAAAAGAGCAAGTGTACGCCGGCTGCACGCGCTAGCAAGAAGATCGTTCTGCCCGATCCTAG TGTCAGAAGCGTAATGCACAAATATcttgaaaagaagaacgaagttaatttcgataaaatattcaatcaaATGTTAg gCTATCTTTTATTCAAAGACTTTTGTGAAACTGTGGCAGAGGAACCAATTCCACAACTTAGGTTTTATGAAGAG ATTAAAGCTTATGAAAAGCTTGAATGCCccgaagaaaggagaaaactTGCCAGAGAAATCTATGATAATTTCATCATGAAAGAATTACTTGCACATGcacat GAATACTCAGCAGAAGCTGTTTCTCACGTTCACAAGTACCTTATGAAAAATGAGGTTCCCATCAATTTGTTTgag CCTTacatagaagaaatttttaatcactTACGAGGTGAACCATTTAAGAAGTTTTTGGAAAG TGATAAATACACTCGTTTTTGTCAGTGGAAGAATCTAGAATTAAACATTCAG CTGACAATGAACGATTTTAGTGTACATCGGATTATAGGAAGAGGTGGATTCGGCGAGGTTTATGGTTGTCGAAAAGCAGATACTGGGAAAATGTATGCTATGAAGTGCCTCGAtaaaaaacgtataaaaatgaaacaggGTGAAACCTTGGCACTTAACGAAAGGATAATGCTCTCTCTAGTCAGTACTGGG gtGGATTGCCCATTTATAGTATGTATGACATACGCATTCCACACACCAGAcaaattatgttttatattggATTTAATGAATGGAGGTGATTTACATTATCATTTAAGTCAACATGGCGTATTTAATGAGccagaaatgaaattttacgcAGCCGAAGTAATTCTTGGATTGGAACATATGCATCGTAGATATATAGTATATCGTGATTTAAAACCAGCAAATATTCTCTTAGATGAACATGGGCATGTAAGGATATCAGATTTAGGATTAGCATGTgatttttcaaagaagaaaccACACGCGAGCGT AGGTACACATGGATACATGGCACCGGAAGTTCTTTCAAAAGGTACACCGTATGATTCGAGCGCGGACTGGTTCTCCTTTGGATGTATGTTGTATAAGCTTTTGAAAGGACACAGTCCTTTCAGGCAACATAAAACTAAGGATAAACATGAAATCGACCGAATGACTCTCACTATG AATGTAGAATTACCCGAAACATTTTCGAGAGAACTGCGATCGCTTTTGGAAGGTTTATTACAAAGGGACATCAACAACAGGCTTGGATGTCGTGGAGGGGGAGCTGATGAATTAAAGGAACATCCATTTTTTAATGGGATAGATTGGCAGCAGGTCTATCTGCAAAAATATACACCACCTTTAATACCACCTCGTGGAGAAGTGAATGCTGCAGACGCTTTCGATATTGGTTCATTCGATGAGGAAGACACGAAAGGCATCAAACTGACTGACGCGGATCAAGACctgtataaaaattttcctctTGTTATTTCCGAAAGATGGCAAGCCGAAGTAGCCGAAACAGTTTTCGAGACAATTAACAACGAAGCAGATaag atggaaaataagaaaaaagcgaaACAAAAGTTGCGATTTGATATTGACGACGAAAAAG GCTCTGATTGTATTTTACACGGATACATAAAAAAGTTGGGAGGTCCTTTTGCCAGCGCTTGGCAGACACGTTATGCTAAGTTATATCCAAATCGATTAGAGCTGCATCCAGAATCTGCTACAAAACCTGAACTCGTATTCCTAGATCAG ATAGAGGAAGTGGGAGCTGATCTACAGCATGTAAAAGGAGAACAATGTATTGTTGTTCGTACGAAGGATGCCAAAATTGTACTTACGAATCCT GACGAGATAAGTTTAAAAGAGTGGGCATTGTCGCTAAGATCAGCACACAAGTGTTCGATGGAAATGCTCGGTAATATGGCAAGAAAAGCTGGTAAGATTTATGGGACTGAACGTGACGCCGTGATTCCGGCGATGCAGCGATCAACGAACGGCAACTAG